The Pieris brassicae chromosome W, ilPieBrab1.1, whole genome shotgun sequence region TTTCCTGGATCTCGACCGCCCCGTAGAACGATGCCTGTTGAAGCCACGGCCACGGCCGCGCCCACGAAAAGCACTGCGCGATGTTCCTGTACTTCTTCTCGCAGTGACGCCACTTCTAAGTTTAATTTCCACATTTGCGACATAATCTCTATCATAGGCTCGCTACCACCGGTGCTGGAGCTTACCGCTGCTACCTCGCCGACAGCTATATTCTCCATTATTTTATTCGCAATCCTGGCCAAATTCTCTAGATTTTGGTCATGGCTAACCGTGAGAACAGTCCGCACAGCCGTCGGCAACCTTGAAATCCATAGGTTTCGGAGGTTCTGCTCCGACGTTTGTGCATTTCTGCCTAATTCTTTCATTCGTCGGAGCAGTTGAGATGGTTTTTGAGTCCCGAGCTCCATCTCATTGACAAATTTTTGAAACTGCCGTTCAGCGCTTTCTTCGTAAACTTGTAATAAACGTTCTTTTAATGCCTGGTATTTGTTACTTTCAGGAGGTTGCAACAATAAATCGCTGACTTGTTGTAGTACCTCACGTCCAACTTTAACCATAAAAACAACCATAAGACACATAAAATTATGAGTTTCAACTGTAAGAGCCTAAAGAGATCTATGGATTGCATACGGCTACTGAGTACACAGGTGGATATAATAGAACTCCAAGAAACCTGGTTGTTACCAACTGAAGTACCTGATTTGGGGTTGGTAATTAAAGACTTTTCTTATTTTGGGAAATCTGCGATGGACATTAGCATTAGCATGGCCGTCCTTACGGTGGCGTAGGCCTGTTATGGAGAAATGATTCATTTCAATCGGTGTCTGTGATCCCATGTGTGAGTGAGCGTATTGTCGCGATCAAAGTGTCTGTTGCGGAGCGgtctatgttattttttaatgtgtatatGCCTACAAACGAGATTGATAATTTATGTGAATTTGTTGAATGCCTTAGCGAAATATCTGCTATAGTTGAGAATGAAAACATTGAATCTATATACGTGTTAGGAGATTTTAATGCTCATCCTGGCATATTATTTGGAAATGAAATGTTAAGCTTTTGCGCGGAGCAAAATTGGCTATGTGCGGACATTGAGAGACTAGGTATTGACTCTAAATCATATACTTACACTAGCGATGcgcacggtacttgttcgtgGCTCGACCATTGTTTAACTACTATGGCCGCGTGGAGGAcagtagtaaatgtaaaaatacattacgATGTCTTCTGGTCAGATCACTTTCCATTGGAGATCGAATGTAATCTTCAAAGTGTTAGACCCATGACCATTCCGCCTAATATtggtaatgtaaataaaattatatgggGTGAACGCACAAGAGATCAGattgatatgtattttaaatattgtaatgataaattgaaattaatagatttttctCTAGAACTAAGCAAATGTTGTGATAATATGTGTACTAATGTGAATCATcaatttatgataaataatttatgtatgagtattattcatgttttaattgaatcttctatttattgttataaaatctttaGTAATAAGTGTGGAATAAGACATGGGAGTATTCGACCATTGATAGGATGGAACAGGCACGTCCGCAGTGCTCACCAGGAGGCtagacaaaaatttatttgctgGGTTTGGAACGGGAAACCTCGGAAAGGAACTGTTTATAGTGATATGGTGGAATCGAggaaactattaaaaaaaaaggttaaattTTGTCAAAACCACCAGgagcaaataaaaatgaatattcttGCTACAAAACATCAGCAAAAAGACTTCCGAGGTTTCTGCCTGTCTTTAGCTCGTACATACTCCCCCAGGCAAAAAGTGCAAGATGAATATGTAGTGCTTTACAAGATGAATCCATTATATGCTTAATTTAAGGAAATGCTTAACAGTCTCTATACTTATGTTAACACTTTTTACACTATTCCACGGCACTATCACTAACACTAAGAAATATCGAAGTCCGGTCCCGGGTGGGTCTCCCTGAGGCCACTGCGAAAACGGCTGCTGATTCAGCTGATGCTACACGTACTGCTACGTGACGTCTCTTGATCTTTATATGATCGTAATGTCCTATCCACTACCTGTCTTGAGCACATTCTAAGAACTATCATGAGCATAAAAAGTACATTACTGTTTTGTTGAATGAAACCATGACCTACGTTAAAtatgattgttataaaatgcaaCCGTACCTTGGTAACTtgatatctacataatattatttattgtatttgacGTCTTTCACAGTAGGTCAATTCACTAGCTAACATATGATATTTTGCTGAACTGGCATTCCCTGtattgtttatgttattatattattttcacgttatgtaatgaaataaaggTATATCTGTAATAATAACCTTCACTCAATATTGAATGTAAAGTTTCGACGATgtatgttatacataaatagaactgtatttatgtatgcttaaaggaattttaagtataattttatagatggTTTGATTCTTTCTTTTCCTTTGGTTACTCATATTAGACTCATAGGATTGCATTACTGAATAAGTTTGCTGTATAACGTTAGCGTGAGCGATAACGTTTCGCAATCTTCCCCTTTTATGATACTCTTTCTGACCTTTCTTTTTGACCTTCCTGTATATTCCTTTCTATTATTAACTCCTTTTTTCTTCGAACTTTCTGCTTTTTACGAATGCTTGttgcttaatatatttcttgccTTTATTGATAggcaaaacatttaatttgtgtaCCACCTTTTCTGATCCATGCGAACGTTTCCTATTACTGTTTCTAGTTATGATTCTATTGTTTCTTACAACTTTGTCGGACCCTTGTGTTAAGTTGCGTTGCAAATACGGTCCCGTATGCAATTTAATCGGTGGTTCTTACAAACgattaaggtttttattaatcatagaAGACATAGACGAAGTAGTAGacaagttttgtttttcttctgtttCTTGCTAGACTTGTGAGCATTTCATTCTCTTGATACCTACATTAACGCGATGTGATTTATCTTCTCCGCTTACATTATAACCAAGTTGCGTTTGCTGCTCTATGGGTTGCCATGTCGGCTTGCTAATAGATTCAATGGATAATTTACTATCATTGTTCTTTTTAGTACTCACATTGgggttattattatgaactgAACAACTGGACATTGTAACTTGATATGTAGTATGGTGTAGGGTCTCTACCCCGGAAATGAAGCTGTGATGCTCCATGCTGTCTGAAGATAACGATTGTACTACGCTTTCTACTAATTTGGATAAGTCCCCGCCTTGATAAATATCATCACGTAAACTGTGCTTGTCACCATTTCCTGGTATTTCTTCCACCCTTGCCAAAGACGAAGAATTttcttttccattttatattgaaatgattGCTCTTCTTGCAATTAAATAGTGCATTGTGCAAGATCGTGTTATGTTTTTGGGAACAAATCATGTATCTTTTATGCGAGAAGCAAACTTTCACTTCATTCTTAAGTAAACAATTTGTGCAAAGCTGcaatcttaaaattgtatcaaccctgtcattaaaatcttttgctaaaaataattgacaatTAAACAGGCCGTGGTTAGATAAGTTGCATAATtgacaatattgtatttcatTTACATTTCCTCGTTTATTGAAATGCGTCGACAGCGATTTTTTGCTGATGCTACATATTGCTGAAGGTCGCTGTTGTTTTGCAATAGAATCTTGTTGGGTTTGATTATTAGCCGTTTCCAAGGCATATAATGAATTTTCTGAATTATGTGAATCCCTAATTACGGGTGATTCCATATGAATTTCTAGAAAATTCTTCTGTAGGCTTTTAGAATGTATTTTGAGATTTATCTCTCTCTTATGGCGCCTATATATAGCTTCTTGctcgaaatatttattctgaTACTCCGAGTTGGAGCCTCCAACATCAGCATCTATTTCGATATGGGTTTCAAAGATTAAATCCCATCGtaactttattgtttttaggGCTTCTTCAAGATCACATTTATCGGATGACGAGTATACATTAGATAGTTCTAACATCCTATCAAAGGACCTAAATAAAGCTACTTGTTTACAAATCAactcttctgttttttttaatgcctGATGGATTTCAGGCTGTCAGTGAAAGAAGCTTGGAATAAATTCTCCATTATGCTTaactagtttatatatatatatatatatatatatattacttagtaaattcttatacgaatgttttataaaatacgtagTAACAATGCAGTACTATACGCTTATGCTTGATAAAATGCTCAGAATAAATGAGATAATTCTCAGAATTATAGTGCTCAAAACAAATGGAAAGGACTTACTGCAATGGCTGCTTTCCTCTTCTTGTTATGTTGCGTGTAGATTAGTACCCGAAGTCTTCCGCCATACCGTGTTGACAGATACGGGattgtttattatcttttaaaaggACCTCCTAGACCTCTTTAAATGCTTGTACCTCCTGGATACATTCTGTGCTCTAAACAATTCTGTGCTCTACAATGTTGTGTAAAAGTGCTGTATAACTTACCCTTATTCGAAAGGGATTGCAGTTATTATGCTGAAGTAAgataaatctaatatttatcaaGTTTTATGTGCTCAAACAATTGGAAAGGACTTACTGTACCGAGTGCCGTCGCTTGCCTCTCTATGTTGAAGATTGACGTCCGTCGCCTTGTTCTAGGTTGAAAGGACGCCGATATAAAAAGTGCTGTATAACTTGCACCTTATTCGAAAAGGATTGTAGTTATTATGCTGACGTAAgataaatctaatatttatcaGTTCTTATGCGCTCAAACAATTGGAAAGGACTTACTGTACCGAGCGCTGTCGTTTGCCTCTCTATGTTGAAGATTGACGTCCGTCGCCTTGTTCTAGGTTGAAAGGACTCCGATATATTTGGACCCGTCTGGATCCTTGAAAATGTTACTCTCCTCTTTTCTATTGATGCGGATGATGGTATTTGATTTCCTTGACGACCCAACAAACCAGCAGTGGGATGTTTTTCCACGGCACCGATCTTCAGGAAAACGGAGAAAAACGCGAACGCGATCATCTGAACGCGAAAGATCCGCTATTCCCGgatggctcgaaggaccaaaatgtacggttcctgggtcaacgggatgctttaaataatagaggtttattgatttactctatattaaccactcgcgtgttacaatagaatatgagcgaaataatgacgtgctaattggtatgtaccgaatgaatgcaattttaatagtcaaagagagtgcctacgtctggctatgctctcggggtgtaactccgacgatttaggaaatcgtcacgcttataagtgatcgatatgtacagctatggcacgtacaaacataggaatttgtcaagaTTGTAAAagagcaagaatgtacgaaccttggcactgttatatatttaaaccttAGAGACCACCCTATGTCAACTTCTATTTTAGCAAGCTGGCATTCTCCTATTCAACTGCCATGAGCATTATCTTTCAGCTAAAGTCAGTACCACTTTACGATTCAAACCGAGCAGTTGTCtttctaaataaatcctttgtgtaaaataaatcctttttttaaaactctaaATCCGGGACGTCGTATAACATTGGTGGCAGCTCAagggatttttaaaaaaatcctcgGTACGCCTCAGTTTGGCACTCGCGACTAACGAGTGATTACAAAAGTGAATATTTCTGTGAATAACTAGATTTTCCTATTCGCTGTGAATTctgaaattgttttgtaaagaAAGATCCGCCGTCTCCGCCCTATACATCAAAGATGTTCATCGGTAAAACTGCAGCATCCCTGTAAGTCTTCAAAAATCCTATATATTCGTATTTCAGTGTGTTGTCTGAAAACAATTAGTGAAGTTTAAAGTGCTAAAAATAGAAaggttgttttataaaattacaatctcATAATTGGTTACAATACCAATTAGAAATCAGTGCATTACCTAATCAGTTCTCAGTAACGCTAGCCGTCGTCGCGTCGTTATCAGTATTGTTTTGTCTAAGCCATATCCTACGTGACAATGCCTAAGGAAGATGTTATTGTACGCGAGTCTAAGAATAGGTCAGCCACAGacgttgatttaaatatactaattaaattcataaataaattcgatGGTAACCGCGAAAAATTAagtgcatttttaaataattgtagaaaTGCGGTAGAACTTGCTACTCAAAACCAACAGgacattttactaaaatatattgtacgTCAATTAGAAGGACGCGCAGAAACGGCTTGTTGTGTAAAAGAATTTGAGAATTGGCATCAGCTTGAAGAGGTCTTAAAATCTCAATTTGGTGATAAAAAGCACTATGCTGCGCTGCTTTCTGATTTACAAGAATGTCGTCAATTAGGCAACGAAACAGTCAACCAGTTTGCATTACGAATAGTCTTgcttatcaaattattatccgaaattaatataactatcCCTACTAAGAAAAAGGCTTAGACTTAGCGTTACACACGTTTGTAGTCGGCCTAAATCCAAGATTGTCTACTGTAGTTCGATGCCGTGACCCTGAATCTTTGAACGACGCCATTAATTTCGCTACTTCGGAAGAAAAGATTATCAATGCCTTGACACGACGAAACACTAATTACGCCCAAACTCCAAATACTCAGAATCAGGCGCGATTCCGCCCATCTCACTCATCATATCCACCAAATAGATCAGCTTTACAACATGGCACTAATAACAATACAACATCTGCCGCGTATAGGCCCTCTAATCCTATAGTGTGCCGATATTGCAAGGCTCCAGGGCATACTATTGTACGAAGGTTGTCGCAAACGAGAATACAATAATAGGAAATTTAGAAACAATCAAAATTCAAGCTACAACCGCACAAACCCTACTACTTCCTTTCAAAATCGGAACCAACCGATTCATGTATTAGCTTCTTATGAAGATTATGGCGTCGATGAGACAGATAATCCTTTAAAAGAATAAAGGACTCCCGACGGTGTCTCCCGAGTCCGAAATTTCAACGTCCTCTATTGCTATATCCAAATGATACCGCAAATTCTATATCCTATTACAATTCCAAGGTCACACATCAGGGTAACCAGCCTCAAAATAAAGACCATATTCATATTTCTAAATCCAAGGTCACACAGCAGGGTAGTCAAACTCATAGTGGTAGCAacgttaataaatcaatttcaaaatcCTCTGTACCACATAACCCTAATTCTAACAATGGTGCAATAAATTCCCAACAAAGGACATATGCATCTACAGTATCCGACACTCTAAAATACATGCCTGCCATATCTCCTCTTACAACATCCATGGTCGATACCCCAAACACCACGCCTgagataaaaaacaatatatataacaaaatacataatgttACTTCAAATCCATCCGAAAAATACTTACCCTTTGTGGAAGTTCAAACCTCTGTATCTACCAAACTACTTAGGCTCCTTGTTGACAGTGGTGCATCTATTAGCCTTATAAAGAAATCATCTATTCAAAACATGCCTGAAATAGATGAACACACTATAACATTTTCAGGAATTGGAACTGCAGATAAACCAATGAGGTCATTTGGACGTATACCTATCGAATTCAACTCTCTGAGGTATCGATTTCATATTAttgataacataaattttcctTACGATGGTATAATTGGAAACAATTTCCTATCAGACAACTACTCAAACATTGATTTTAAGAATGAATCGCTTACGATTAGTCAAGTTGAActtgctttaaaatttaatgaaccaatatataatattgctcCCCGAACTGAAACCATCATAGAATGCTCGGTACTTAATCCAGAAATAGGTGAAGGCTTGATGGTAGATCAAAATCCCGTCGACTCAATTTTAATTGCTAACTGCATTGTCAAGGTGAAACCTAATTCTAGAATAAACATTTCTGTTGTAAATATCTCTGAATCTCCAATTACGTTAAactcaaacttaaaattaaaacttacgcCCTtggaaaacaaagaaaatcaCCAAATATTCACGCGTGAGCCACGCACGCATGCGCAGGCTGAACGGCGCGCCCATGAGCAGCGCGCCGTGCATCAGTGGGGGCCCGCTGAGGGGCCAGATGTTCCTCAGCGAGACGGCGATTGCTGAGGCGGTCGACAGGGCGGTCAACTCATTGTTGAGCGCCCTCTACCCGACCCCGCCTGCCCCGACCTACGGAGGACGCCGGCCGCGCAGTAGAGGCGTAAGACGCACAACAACTCATAGAGAATGATCTTACGCCTCCTGCATTGGAACGCCGAGGGCCTTAGAGGGAAAGGCCCCTACCTGCGCAACATCCTGCGCACAAATAACGTGGATGTTGCGCTCATTTCTGAGACGCACCTGCGCCCCACCGACCGTCTGAGTGCTGCGGGCTACTTCGTCTACCGCGAAGAGCATCAGGCGATCAACGGGGCGCCCATGTGCGGCCTGGCAGTGCTGGTTAGAAGGAGTATTTCTCACCGCGCTATCCAGGCCGTCAACCTGACTGGCATCTGGCCGCCTACGCTCCCCCCGGCGCAAATTTCATTGAAGCCGAGCTGGTGGCAGCTCTCAGCGCGAAGCCGACGATCATCACGGGTGACTGGAATGCCAAACACATCAACTGGCATTCCCAAGTCACGAACGCGCGAGGTCGTCGCCTTCTGCACCACGCCGAAGAGCGCGGCTACGTGGTGTGCGGGCCTGACTCCGCCACCCACTTTCCTAGGATAGCCGCCCACAGGCCGGACACCATCGACCTGGTGGTGCACAACCGGCCTGACCTCCACCTAGCGCAGGAGGTTCTGATGGACGAGTACCAGTCGGACCACCAGCCGGTGCTGTGCCTCATTGCGGGGTTCCATCCCCGCCCGCACGTACCCGGAAGGACATCGACTGGAATACCTTCGAGTCCATCATGGAAGACACCCCTGTGCCCAGCCCACCGGATTCGACAGGCGCCGTTGACGACATGGCGGAGTCCATGACGCGGCAACTCCAGGCAGCTCTGGTGGCAGCGACTTCAACGCGCACGCCGGAGATCACCTGCCAGAACCCTGCACCCTATGTGCAAAGGCTGATTCAGCGCAAGCGCGCGCTCAGGAGGCAATGGCAGCGCAACCGCTGCCCCGCGCTCAAAACGCAGCTGAATCGCCTCGCCGAACGTGTCAAGGCCGAGCTGGCCTCACACGAGCGGCGCACATGGGAGAGCACACTGGGAGAGGCCACCACAGAGCCTACTCGCCTCTACCAACTTTGCCGCCGTCTCTACAGGACTCCAGAGCCGAAGCGTCCCCTGCGTGACAGCAACGGCGCCATCACCTACGATGACACAGATCGGGCCGAAATATTTGCCGAACACCTCCAGTGTCAGTTCTCGCCGAACCCCGCGACGTGGTGAACGCTGTCGAGGCGTGGCTGACGTGCCCGATCTCTACCGATGAAGCCCAGATCTTCTTCTCGCCGTCACAAGTGCGGAAGAGGATCTCACGACTGCGACCCAGGAAGGCGCCGGGACCGGACGACATCACCCACGAGGCGCTGCGCCATCTGCCCATGAGGTGGATAGTCGCGCTGTCGCGCCTCTTCACGGGTATCCTCCGGTATACGCCCAGATCATGGAAAGAGGGCAAGGTGATCTTAATATCGAAGCCCGGGAAGGACTCCACCCGACCCGAGAGCTATCGACCCATCACCTTGCTCTCGACGCAGTCGAAACTGTTCGAGTGGCTGTTGCTGCAGAGGATCGAACAGTACCTGCAGCCGAGGCCCGAACAGTTCGGCTTCCGCGGCGAGCACAGCACGACGCTGCAGCTGACGAAGGTGCTCTTCACTGCAGCCTCGGCCCTCAACAAAAAGGAGGGGGCCGCCGCCGTTATGCTGGACATGGCGAAGGCCTTTGACCGTGTCTGGCACGACGGCCTCGTGCTGAAGTTCATCGAGTCTCCACTGCCCCGCCGAATAGTCGCCGTGCTCCGCGCCTTTCTCACCGAGCGCACGTTTTTCGTTACGACGGGAGAGGCTGCGTCGAGACCGCGACCCATCACGGCGGGCGTCCTGCAAGGCAGCGTGCTATCGCCCTTGCTCTAGACCACGTACACCGACGACGTTCCATGCCCCGAGGGGTGCGCACTTGCCCTCTACGATACGGCGTACGTGGCGTCATCGCTGAGGGCCTCGCACGCTGCTCAAAAACTCCAACGCGCTCTGGACCTCCTGCCAGAGTGGCTGGACAAGTGGAGACTCGCCGCCAACCCGGACAAGACACAGGCAATTGCCTTCGGCCGGGGTAGGTTGCCACCACCCCTACGCTTCCTGGATCGAGACGTGCCGTGGAAGACGCCGGTCACCTATCTAGGGGTCACCATTGACCGGAGTCTGACCATGACGCACCACATCTCCAGGGCTGTAGGGAGAGCCAAGTGGGCGGCGCACACGCTTCGCCCACTCTTCACAGGCAACATACCTCTCCGCACCAAGCTCGCGCTACACAAATTGTATGTGCGCCCTCACCTCACGTACGCGGCACCGGCGTGGTTCTCCTATGCCAAGGAGACCAACCGCCGAAGACTGCGCACCGTACAAAACACCGTCTTACGGCGCGCAGTAAAGGCACCACGCTACGTGAGGAACGCCACCATAGCGCGAGACTTGCGGATGGAGTCGATCGACGAGTTCGTCGCACGGCTCGCGAAAGGCACTCCAGGCCGCCCGACCAATACAAGTACCCGCGTGAGCTCTTCTCCGCGGGTCCCGACGACACCAGGGCAGCAACCGCGGCTTCGACCGCTGGTCGCCTCGCTGGGCCTCCCCCGGGTGCACCGGGGGTCTCACCCGGCGGTGCTTGACCGCGAGCCGCGCAAGCTGCCCGATACCATCACTCAACACGACACCAGGGCCAAGTCGAGACTACTCCTTGGCCccctcatcatcatcatcaccacCGGACTTGACACCCCGGACATGACCCCATCGGCTGCGCGCAGCGGGTAGAGACTGAGTCTCCCCGCGCGCCTGCAGCCCTCACCAAGGGCTATATGACCGCCCCCGTACCgccctgtatcagcagggcgcgaacATAGACACCACCTGACgggggcatacgccccgaacagcacaaaacacccccctcgcgagggaggATGTAGCATTAACTACTACGAATAAGGATTATTTAGTGTCAgtaagattaaaataaatattattatgataaatccaattaaatccttaaaagtaaaataagggtgaaaaggaattttatctaaatttcTGTTTATTCCTAAGCGGTTATTGGATCCTGTttgatgtaaaaataataagtgaaatattgttattgctAAAATAACAAATGGTATAAGAAAATGAAAAGAGTAAAATCGAGTTAATGTTGGGTTGTCTACAGCAAAACCTCctcaaattcaatttaaaagtgAATTTCCTAAATATGGGATGGCTGATAAAAGGTTTGTAATAACTGTAGCTCCTCAAAAAGATATTTGCCCTCATAGAAGAATATATCCTATAAATTCTGTTATTATTAGCAagaataaaatgataattcctattatttaagtgttgataaaattaaatgattcaTAGTAAATTCCTCGCCCAATATGAATGT contains the following coding sequences:
- the LOC123718346 gene encoding LOW QUALITY PROTEIN: cytochrome b-like (The sequence of the model RefSeq protein was modified relative to this genomic sequence to represent the inferred CDS: substituted 7 bases at 7 genomic stop codons) translates to YPLRKTHPLLKNLNNSLIDLPSPSNISIXXNFGSLLAICLINQILTGLFLTIYYDANIELAFYRVNYICRNVNYGLIIRTLHANGASFFFICIYIHIGRGIYYESFNFINTXIIGIIILFLLIITEFIGYILLXGQISFXGATVITNLLSAIPYLGNSLLNXIXGGFAVDNPTLTRFYSFHFLIPFVILAITIFHLLFLHQTGSNNRLGINRNLDKIPFHPYFTFKDLIGFIIIIFILILLTLNNPYS